Within Eggerthella timonensis, the genomic segment ACGTCACGCGCCCGAACCTGCTGCTGCGCCCGAGCGCGGGAGCGCTGCGCGAGGATTTCCGCGAGGTGACCCTGTGAGCGCGGCCGAGGCGGCGACGGCGGCCGGGACCGCGGAGGAGGCGTTCGCGCTCGAGGAGCTGCTGCTGTTCCGCGCCTATCTGTACACGCTGTTCCACAAGCTGCTCGGCGCCGCGCCGGACGCGGCGGCGCTCGACGCGCTGCTGGGGCGGGAGACCGCCGAGGTGGTGGGCGCCTACGCTGAAGACGACGCGACGATGCGCGGGTTCGCACGCTTCCTGGAGGGCCTTGCCGCGCGCGAGGACCGCGCGGCCCTGCTCGACGAGGCGCGCGACGAGCACGTGCGGCTGTTCGTCGGCCCCGGGCCGCTGCCGGCGTTCTCCTGGGAGTCGCCCTACCGCTCGCACGAGCCGTCGCTGTTCCAGGAGAGCACGCTGGCCGTGCGCGCCGCCTACCGTGCGCACGGGCTCGAGCCGAAGCGGCTTGCGCGCGTGCCCGACGACCATGCGGCCCTGCTGTGCGCGTTCCTGGCACGGCGTTCGGGTGTGGCGCTGGCGGCGCTGTGTTCGGGCGACGCGAACGGGCTCGCCGTCGAGCTGCGCGACGAGGAGGCGTTCGCGGCGGCGCATCTGACGAGCTGGCTGGACGCGTTCGCGAAAGCGGCGCGGCGGTCGAAGACGGCGGTGCTGTACCCGCAGCTGATCGAGGCGCTTGCGGCGTTCGCTCGGGTGGATGCCGTGTTCCTGGCCGAGGCGGCGTACTGGGCCGAGGGCCTGGCCGCCGAAGGGGCGCCCGTCGGTGCGCCGGGCGTGCGGCGGGGGAGCGTCGAGGCCCGCGCGCTCGAGGCTGCGCGCGAGGCGCTTGCGGCGCTCGAAGCGCTGCGCCCGTACGGCATCGAGGATTACGAGCTTGTTCCCGCGCGTTCGTGCGCGGGAACGCGATGAGGATGGTGATGGCATTGATTACCGAATTCCCCCTGTTCGCGTTCACGATCCTGGGCGGCATGGCTGCCGGGGCGTACGCGGCCGCCGCGTGCTTTGCGGACGACGGGCGAGAGGCGAAGCGCCCCTGGTTGTTCCCGCTCGTGTGCCTCGCGCTGTTGGGCGTCGGGCTCTTGGGCGTGCTCGGGCACCTCGGGCGCCCCGAGCGGTTCCTGCTGGCGATGAGCAACCCCGCGTCGATGATCGCGGAGGAGGCGTACTGGTCCATCGCGTTCGGGGTGCTGGTGCTGGTCGATTTCGTGCTGCTTCTGCGCCGTGGCGCGAGCCCGCGCGCCGTGCGCGTCGCGGCCGCGGTGGCCGCGCTCGGGCTCATGGGCGTCATGGGGTGGGCCTACTTCACGAGCTACGGCAACCCTGCCTGGGCGATGTGGCAGACGCTGCCGCTGTTCGTGGCGGGCGACCTGGCCATGGGCGCGGCGCTGTGGGCGCTGTTCCGGGGCGAGGGCGCGTACCGCTCGGGCGCGTTCGCCGCGGCCTTCACGGTCGTCGGTGCGCTCTCGATCGCTTCGATCGCGCTGACAGCCGCGCACTTCGCCTCGCTCGGCTACGACGCGCTGCCGTTCGCCGCGGCCGTCGTACTGGTGGCGGCGGGCGTCGCGTTCGGCCTGCTTGCCTGGAAGGGCAAGCTCCCGGCCGCAGTCGGCCAGGCGGCGGCGTTCGCCCTCGTGCTGGCCGGCGTGGCAACCGCCCGCTACGCCTTCTACGCCGCCAGCATATTGTAGCGGGTGTCCCAAATGGGGGCAGCCCCCATTTGGGACATGGTTCCGCTTGACCTGAAGTGCGCTCCAGCCGCTATGGTGGCGGGAAGCCGACGACGAAAGGGGTCGCGATGAACGAGACGAAGAGTGCCTGCAAGGCCGCCTGCATGGATCGGCGCACGTTCGTCATGGGCGCGGCTGCGCTCGGGGCGGCGGCGCTTTCGGGCGGGGCGCTGGTCGGCTGCGCAAACGGAGCTAAGGAGTCGGCGGCGACGCCCGAACCAGCCGCCCCCGAAACGCCGGCGTCCGCACCCGATGCGCCGCGCGCCGCGCAGCTTCCCTACGATTCGGCGTTCCCGCCGCACGAGCCCCTCGGGCGCGGCGTGGGCGCCCTGCCGGGGCGCGTCGCCTGGGTGCGCGACGCGGCGGCCGTGACCTGGGACGGGTCGGGCTACTGGTGGCAGCGCGAGCACTTCGACGAGGACGCGGTGCGGCGCATGGTGGACGACGGGATCGCCGCCACGGCGGGTGCGGACGACGCGGCGTCCGGGTGGCGGGCGCTGTTCGAGGCGCACAACGCCCGGGTCGGGCGCAACGGCGGCTACCGGGCGGGTCAGAAGATCGCCGTCAAGGCAAACATGAACGGCGCGGGCACGAACGGCTCGGACGTCGACAGCGCCATGAGCTATACGACGCCCGTGCTGCTGAGGGCGCTGCTGCTCTCGCTCGTGGAGGATGCGGGCGCGGCGGCGTCCGACATCACAGTGTACGACGTGTGCCGCATCGTCCCCGAGCACGTGCGCGCGCTGTGCTCGGAGGGCGCGCTCGCCGGCGTGCGCTTCCGCTACAACGACGAGGGCGGGCCGAACGACGCCGTCGGCGACGAGGGCGCGCCGATCAGGTGGTCCGCTGACGTGGCCGGCGACGCCAACGTCGCGCCCGCGTGCGTTTCGGAAGCCGACTACCTCATCAGCCTCGCCAGCCTCAAGGGCCATTCCTACGGGCTCACGCTCAGCGCGAAGAACCACTTCGGCTCGCTCGTCAATTCCAGCCGCCTGCGCCCGCCCGAGGCCGCGGGCATCCATCGCTACGTGTCCGGCCAGGCCATGGGCATGTACACGGTGCTCGTCGACCTGCTGGCGAACGCGAGCCTCGGCGGCAAGACGGTGCTGTGGATGCTCGACGGCCTCGTGCCCGCCACGTCCGAGGGCGCATCGGTCACGGCCGAAGCCGCCCGATGGGAGGGCGAGCCCTTCGACGGCGGCTTCGCTGCCAGCCTGCTGCTGTCCCAGGATCCGGTGGCGCTCGACTCGGTGGGCGCCGACTTCCTCATCAACCAGCCGGCGGTCACGTCGCGCAACGCCGCGCTCGACGGCAACCTGGGCGTGGAGAACTACCTGCACGAGGCCGCCCTCGTCGCCGCGCCGCCGTCGGGCGCGGCTTACCGCGACGGCGTGGACGGCCCGGTGGGAAACCTCGGCGTGCACGAGCATTGGAACAACGCGGTCGAGCGTCTCTACAGCCGCGACCGTGGCGAAGCGGAGGGCATCGAGCTCGTCCGCATACTGCGATGAGCCTGCGCACATGCAATCTCCATTTGACCTGGAGCCAGCTCCAAGGCGTAGAGTTCAAGGCGAATCAGACGATCGCAAGCGATGGGAGACACGTATGAAGAAGCGAGACATGGATCGGCGGACCTTCGTGATGGGGTCGTTCGGTTTCGGCATGGCAGTGCTCGGCGGCGGGATGCTGGCCGGGTGCGCGGCGGGCGACGAGTCCGCGGCACCCGAAGCGCCCGAACCCGTAGCGGCACCTGAAACGCCCGAGCCTGCGGCGGCCCCCGAGCCGAAAGCCGGCGGCGGACGCGCCCTCGTGGCGGTGTTCTCGTACTCGGGCACCACGCTCACGGTGGCCGAGCGCATCGCCGAGGCGACGGGGGCCGATCTCTTCCGCATCGAGACGACCGACGCGTGGCCCGACGACTACGACGCCATGACGGCGCAGGTGCAGCGCGAGCAGGACGAGGGTTATCTGCCGCCGTTGGCCGCCGCCGTAGAGGACTGGGATGCTTACGATACCGTATACCTGGGCCATCCCATCTGGTGGGGGCAGCTGCCGCACGTCGTGCGGTCGTTCCTCGCGCAGCACGACCTGGCGGGCAAGACGGCGGCCCCGTTCTCCACGAGCAGCTCGAGCGGCAACGCAGCCGCCCTCGACGCCCTGCGCGAGCTGTGCCCCGAAGCCGATGTGCGCGAAGCCCTGCATCTCACGCGCGGCAGCCTTCCCGGCGCGCTTGACGAGGTGGAGCCGTGGATCGGGGGGCTGGCGCGCGCCTAGCGTTCCGCAGGCTTTCCGGCGCGTGTGATACGGCGTCGGGAGGCGACGGCGAATGCGGCGGCAGCGAAACAGGCGAGGGCGGCGGTGTCGGCGACCGCAGAGGCCGCCGCATCGCCGGTAGGGGCGAGCTTGCCGGGTGCTGGGAGCGCTGCGGTCTCGGTGGGCGCGCCCTCGCTCGTGGGAGGGGCGGTCGGCTCCCCGGGCGTGTCTTCGCTCTGATCGCGAGCCGTCACCGTGAACGTGCGGCTGGCGAACGACAGGGTGGAGCCTGCCGTGCAGCGGTACGCCCCTACCACTTCATGCAGGTCGGTCTTCGCCGATAGCGGCCCTTCGTAGGGCACGAATCTGAGAGGGTCGACGTAGCTATCGTCGGTCGCCTCGAAGCAGAACAGCTGCCCGCCGGGCGCGTCGTGTGCGAAGGACAGCACGATGGGATCGCCTTCGCTCAGCTCCCCGCCGTCGGGGTCCGCCTGCACGCGAACGGCCACCGGCAACGGCGCGTCGCCGCTTGCATAGGCGATGCGCGGATCGGCTTGGGCGTCGACCGCGAATGAGCCGCCTTCAACGTCGACGGCCGTGAACGAGCCGCCGCCCGGTATGGCCGCTGCAGGTTCGGCGATGTAGAGGAGCGGCACGTCGGAGCCGAACACGGTGGATCGTGCGGCCGGGTCATTGGACAGGCTGCGCGGCCCCGTCTTCTCGCGCAGCAAGACGGCCATCCCGAAGTTCTCCACGAGTTCGTCGAAGGTGCGCACAACGCAGTCTTGCCCCTCGCCCAGGTACCCGATCTTTTCCAGCGCTGCGGTCAGCGCGTCGCGCGTGCAGGTCTCGTACGTTCCCTCGTCGTCGGTCGCGCTCTGCGCTTCCATCACGGCGCGGTAGATGCCCTCGCCTCCGCGCATCGTGCCGTCGGCGCTCGCGAGCCCTTCGGTCTGCGAGGCCAGATAGAGTCCGAACAGGAACCACGCGCCGTACGACGAGGCGGATTCGGGACGGTCGACGCCGGGCACGTAGTCTTCCTCGTAAACGAACGGCGGCAGGTAGCCCTGATTGCCCGTAATCATAGCGAGCGCCGTGGGGTCGTCCGTCTCGATGCCCATGAGGCCGATGGCCGCCTGAGAGAACGCCTCGTTCAACCAGGAGTCGCTGTATCCTCCGGTACGGGCGTAGTT encodes:
- a CDS encoding TorD/DmsD family molecular chaperone; this encodes MSAAEAATAAGTAEEAFALEELLLFRAYLYTLFHKLLGAAPDAAALDALLGRETAEVVGAYAEDDATMRGFARFLEGLAAREDRAALLDEARDEHVRLFVGPGPLPAFSWESPYRSHEPSLFQESTLAVRAAYRAHGLEPKRLARVPDDHAALLCAFLARRSGVALAALCSGDANGLAVELRDEEAFAAAHLTSWLDAFAKAARRSKTAVLYPQLIEALAAFARVDAVFLAEAAYWAEGLAAEGAPVGAPGVRRGSVEARALEAAREALAALEALRPYGIEDYELVPARSCAGTR
- a CDS encoding DmsC/YnfH family molybdoenzyme membrane anchor subunit — encoded protein: MALITEFPLFAFTILGGMAAGAYAAAACFADDGREAKRPWLFPLVCLALLGVGLLGVLGHLGRPERFLLAMSNPASMIAEEAYWSIAFGVLVLVDFVLLLRRGASPRAVRVAAAVAALGLMGVMGWAYFTSYGNPAWAMWQTLPLFVAGDLAMGAALWALFRGEGAYRSGAFAAAFTVVGALSIASIALTAAHFASLGYDALPFAAAVVLVAAGVAFGLLAWKGKLPAAVGQAAAFALVLAGVATARYAFYAASIL
- a CDS encoding DUF362 domain-containing protein; this translates as MNETKSACKAACMDRRTFVMGAAALGAAALSGGALVGCANGAKESAATPEPAAPETPASAPDAPRAAQLPYDSAFPPHEPLGRGVGALPGRVAWVRDAAAVTWDGSGYWWQREHFDEDAVRRMVDDGIAATAGADDAASGWRALFEAHNARVGRNGGYRAGQKIAVKANMNGAGTNGSDVDSAMSYTTPVLLRALLLSLVEDAGAAASDITVYDVCRIVPEHVRALCSEGALAGVRFRYNDEGGPNDAVGDEGAPIRWSADVAGDANVAPACVSEADYLISLASLKGHSYGLTLSAKNHFGSLVNSSRLRPPEAAGIHRYVSGQAMGMYTVLVDLLANASLGGKTVLWMLDGLVPATSEGASVTAEAARWEGEPFDGGFAASLLLSQDPVALDSVGADFLINQPAVTSRNAALDGNLGVENYLHEAALVAAPPSGAAYRDGVDGPVGNLGVHEHWNNAVERLYSRDRGEAEGIELVRILR
- a CDS encoding flavodoxin — protein: MDRRTFVMGSFGFGMAVLGGGMLAGCAAGDESAAPEAPEPVAAPETPEPAAAPEPKAGGGRALVAVFSYSGTTLTVAERIAEATGADLFRIETTDAWPDDYDAMTAQVQREQDEGYLPPLAAAVEDWDAYDTVYLGHPIWWGQLPHVVRSFLAQHDLAGKTAAPFSTSSSSGNAAALDALRELCPEADVREALHLTRGSLPGALDEVEPWIGGLARA